The Candidatus Phytoplasma asteris DNA segment TTATCTTCTTTTAGGCAAAGGCGAAAAAAACAAAGATTTTAATGCTAAAAGTATTATGGCAGATACTTTTGAAGCCTTATTTGGTGCTATTTATCTTGATTTAGGATATTTGACAGCCAAAAAAGTTTTTCATAATATTGTCTTACCTCACTTAGCCAAAACTATCTATATTATTGATTTTAAAACTCAATTACAAGAAATAGTTCAGTCAGAAAAAAAAACTATCCAATATAAAATAGTCCAAGAGCAAGGACCTGCTCATTCTAAAAATTTTGTAGCAGAAGTTTATTTAGAAAAAAATCTTTTAGGAACAGGTGAAGGCAGCACTAAAAAAGCCGCTGAGCAAAAAGCAGCCCAACAAGCATTATCAAAAGTTGCCAAGCCCAAAGAACTACTCAACAACAAAGGCGGC contains these protein-coding regions:
- the rnc gene encoding ribonuclease III, producing the protein MKNIQTLFQTLNITPQNLALYKQALTHSSYSNEQNPPQEDNERLEFLGDAIVGLLMADYLYSQSKEDEGIMTKKRAQAVCERSLTIYAQNIELQNYLLLGKGEKNKDFNAKSIMADTFEALFGAIYLDLGYLTAKKVFHNIVLPHLAKTIYIIDFKTQLQEIVQSEKKTIQYKIVQEQGPAHSKNFVAEVYLEKNLLGTGEGSTKKAAEQKAAQQALSKVAKPKELLNNKGGKEKELQ